The following nucleotide sequence is from Pedobacter sp. PACM 27299.
CTTTTGAAGAGGGGAATGAGCAGTGTTGTTTGTAAAGGAGGGTTGCTTAGAATAGCAATAAGAGATGAACTGGCAAATACAGTTTAAAAAGAAACGCCTATCGGAATACTGAAATCCGACAGGCGCTTTAAATTTCAAGGTTAATAACCTGGATTTTGTGCAATCAGATAATTATATTTTAATTCATCGAAGGGAAAAGGAAGTAACGTTTTATAGGCAGGGATGCCTAAAATGGTTTCTGCTTTTCCAAAACGCTTCAATGCCGAAAAGTATACACCTTCCATGCCCAAGTCTTCTTTATATTCTTCTAATATGAATTTGATGAGTTCTTCTTTGGTGCTTTGGGCAATATTGCTTTTGCCATTTCTTACCCTCACTTTGTTTAGGTAGCTGACTGCAGCTGTCAGATTACCCAATTGCATTTCTACTTCTGCTTGCAGCAGTACGACCTCGGTGGCGCGCATAATAGATGGATATACTCCTTTCTTTGCAATTGCAACAAAGGCAGAGCTGGCGAAAGCAGGTCCTGAATTGGTGTCGTATCCGGCAAGTGTTTCATTGTCTGTAGAATTGACGAATTTGTTTCCTGGCAGGGCTAGTTTGAACAAGCCTGCATTCTCCAATTTGGCTAAATGCTGTTTGGCGGAAGCATACTGGCCAGTCAGTATTTCATACTTGGCTAGCAGAGCAAAGCCTAATGCAGTCATGTTTCCTAAGGTACTCTTCAGCGGGTTAGAGAGGCTTTCCGGTGCCAACAACGCACTCAGGGCAGCCATATTTTCGGTACGAGTCTCTTCTTTAGCTTGTGGCTTTGGGATAGGCTCTAATATCATGTCAAATTTTGGGACTGGTACGTTACCCCAGGTATCGGTCAGTAAGTAATAAACATGCGCGCGTAAAATAGTCATACCTTTTCTCAGCTCCTGGACTTTAGCATTGCTCTGATTTTCGGATTTCTTCATTACTTCGTTTAGGGCAGCAAGTGTTTGGTAAGCTTGTACCCAAAGGTTATATACCTCAAGGTTTTGCACGCCGACACTGTGGTTGTAGAATTGAGTAAAACTAGGGCTTAGGTTTGTATGTGTTTTATTGGGCGCATATAAGGCATCGTAAAGGTCATATTTCTCTATGAACAGCGCATATCTGTTTAGCACCACAGTTGCAAAAGTGATAATTTCTGCTTCATTCAGTTCTGGTACAATCACTGGAACATCAATTGCGCCAATAATGCTTTTGAGGTCGTCCAATACATTCACTTCCTTTCCTAATGTTTTATAGCGGGCAATCAAGTTGGCCTTGATCCTTTCCGGGTCGATACGGGAAGCATAGGATTTGAAAGTGGTTTTGGTGCTTTCATCTAAAGTGCCTGTGTTTTCCAACTGTGTACTGATTTTACTCAGGTATTCTGACAGACTCGCATCTGTATGGACTGGATTATTGAGCATTACTGCCGAGATGGCCATTAGTACTGCTGCATCTTTAGTTCCATCAGTCAGGCTCAATTCGTCTGTTTCCTTAGTCAGGTTTTGTTTGATGTCTAATCCGGCCAATAATTCAGTAGTTGCTTGTTTTTTCGCTGCAGCGAAATCTAACTTGTCAGTTTTAACAAGTTTCACAATCCTATTGCTTTCCAAGTGTGTCAAGAGGTTGACGTTTACCTTTGCAATTTCGCCGATTTTTGCGATGGAAGTCAGGATGATTCTTGAAGTAGACAGTGTGTTTCTTACTTCATCAAAATAGAAACCGTCAATTGAAAACTTCGCATAATCAGAGCTGAGTACGATGTCTTTGAATTCGAAAGCACCCATGTCGTTGGTAGTGGTGGTTTCGTAGGTTTTTCCGGTTGGAGCAAGGTTATTGTCTAATTCTATCAAAGTTACTTTTGAACCTTGTAGAAACGGTCCTTTTTCGACAAAACCAGTTACCTGATGTTTTTTTTGAGGAGTTGGCTCTGGGTTTGGCTCGACTTTGCTTTTGCTGCAGCCTAAAATGAGGAGGGAGAGGATAATCAGTAAATATTTATTCATAATTTTAAAAATATTCGGCGTTTTTTCAAATTTGTACATTTTTTTTACGAGAACAAAATTCTGACAGCTAATGTACTGTCCATTAACGTATGAATTTCTCGACTTCCATTGTCACGAAAGTCTAACAATTCAAATATATTCCTATATATTTGCTATTTAAACCAAGACTATACTAATACTGAATGAAAGTTGCATTAATCACAGGCGTTACAGGACAAGATGGAGCATATCTTGCCGAGTTTTTATTGAAAAAAGGATATTTTGTCCATGGATTGAAAAGACGCTCTTCTTCTTTTAATACGGAACGTATAGACCATTTATACCAGGATCAGCATGAGAAAAATCTGAACTTTAAATTGCATTATGGCGATTTAACGGATTCTACTAATTTGATTAGGATCATTCAGGAGGTTCAGCCAGATGAGATTTATAATCTTGCGGCAATGAGCCATGTGAAAGTAAGTTTTGAAACACCTGAATATACAGCGAATGCCGATGGTATTGGTCCACTAAGATTACTGGAAGCCATCAGAATTTTAGGACTTGTAGAGAAAACTAAGATTTACCAGGCTTCGACCTCTGAATTATATGGATTAGTTCAGGCCGTTCCACAAAGTGAAACCACGCCTTTCTACCCTCGTTCCCCTTATGCAGTCGCAAAAATGTATGGTTATTGGATCACTGTAAATTACAGAGAGGCGTATCACATGTATGCTTGTAACGGGATTTTATTTAACCATGAGAGTCCAGTAAGAGGGGAAACTTTTGTAACACGTAAGATTACACGTGCCGCTTGTAAGATTGCTTTAGGCTTGCAAAGTTGCTTATATCTCGGTAACTTATCTGCTCAGAGAGATTGGGGACATGCGAAAGATTACGTTGAGGCCATGTGGTTGATCCTTCAACAGGAAAAACCTGAAGATTATGTGATCGCAACTGGCGTGACGACTACCGTTCGTGATTTTGTGAAAATGAGTTTTGCAGAGTTGGGAATAGAGGTCGAATTTAGCGGAAAAGATCAGTATGAACGCGGTGTGATCATTGATGTTGATCAGGATGTTATAAAAAAATTAGGATTAAACGACGAATTTTTAAAACCGGGTACGGTTGTTGTTCAGGTGGACGAAAAATACTTCAGACCAACAGAGGTTGATTTGCTGTTAGGAGATCCAACAAAGGCGAATACGCAATTGGGATGGATCCCGAAATATGATTTACCTGCATTGGTTCAGGATATGGTTCAGTCAGATCTTCATTTGATGAAGAAAGATGAATACCTGAAGCAAGGGGGTTTAAGACCTTGAATTATTTTGAATAGAATATAAAATTACAATATAATATTAAAGGGGGCGGCTTCCGCTCCTTAGTAAAAGTTCTGAGATGATCGGAACGGGGGCCACAAATTTTACTATATGAACGTTAGAAATATCTTTACCGCTGTTCTTTTTTTTGTTACGGTGTTAGTTGCACAAAGTGCGTTTTCGCAAACTAATTATGCGGATGTTAAGGTTGATGATTTGACTGATGCACAGATTAGACAGATGATTCAACGTGCCGAATCGGTTGGGTATAGTGAAGCTCAATTAGAGCAAATGGCCGCTGCACAAGGAATGAAGCCAGCTGAAGCTCAAAAATTACGTGCCAGAGTGGATAAATTAAAAGGTGCTTCTGGAGCCACAGTTACTGATGAATCTACTGATAGGCAGGCAGATATCAATACCAGTAAAATAACTAAAAACAAGAGTGTGCCTAGCACGAAAACTACAAAAGTAGATTTGGATGCTGGACCGAAAATATTTGGAGCAGAACTGTTTGCAAATAGCAGTATTTCCTTTGAGCCTAATTTAAGAATGGCTACCCCTAAAAATTATGTAATTGGTCCCGATGATGAGTTGTTAATCGATTTGAGTGGAGACAATGAGGCCAGCTATAAGTTAAAGGTAAATCCGGAGGGAGTTATTACCTTACAGTATGTAGGCCCTGTTGCTGTTGGCGGCTTATCAATTGAGCAAGCAAGTTCAAAAATTAGAGCTAAAATGGCTGGAACCTATCCAGCTCTGAGAAGTGGAAGAACTAATCTTTCACTTAACCTTGGAAATATTAGAAGTATTAAAATTACCTTATTAGGTGAGGTGGTTAAACCAGGTTCCTATACATTGTCTTCTCTATCTACAGTATTCAATGCCTTAAATGCATCTGGAGGACCTAATTTTAACGGTTCCTTCCGTCAAATACAAGTAATTAGAGGGAATAAGGTGATTTCAACTATTGATGTGTATGACTTTTTATTAAATGGGATCCAAAAAAATAACATCAGATTACAAGACCAGGATGTAATTAATATTCCAGTTTATCAAAGTCGTGTGGAGATGTCAGGAGAAGTAAAACGCCCTGCTCTATTTGAGGTACTGAGTAATGAAAGTCTAGAAGATGTGATCAGATTTGCTGGTGGTTTCTCTAATAAAGCCTATACTGCGCAGATCAAAGTATTACAAAACACGAATAAGGAACGTAAGATTACCGATGTAAGGGCAGAACAGTTTGCTACTTATGGCCCATTAAATGGGGATAAATATATTGTAGAAGGCATTCTTGATCGTTTTGAAAACAGAGTCGAAATTGCTGGAGCTGTTTTTCGTCCTGGACAGTTTGAATTGGATAAAGGATTAACCTTAAAAGGATTAATTGCTAAAGCAGATGGAATTACTGAAGACGCATTCTTGAATAGAGGATATATCTCCCGGTTGAACCCAGATAATAGTCTTTCTTTAATATCATTTGATTTAGGTAAACTAATGGACGGTACTCAAGACGACCTACCATTATTTAGAGAAGATAAAGTAACCATTTCATCAATTTTTGCCTTACGAGATGAGTATAAGGTGACTATCCAAGGTGAAGTGAGAGCCCCAGGCGTATTTGATTATGCAGATAATATGAAGCTGGAAGATGTGATTCAAATGGCAGGAGGTTTTAAAGAAGGTGCTACTCCAAACCGTATTGAGATCTCCAGAAGGATAAAGAATAGCGATGCAATGTCTGCTTCCGCATTAACGGCTGAAGTTTTTAATCTAAGTGTGGATCCGAATCTTAAGATCGTAGATACAGATTTCGTATTAAAGCCTTTTGATGTGGTTTCAATTCGAAGTTCAGAAGGGTATCAGATTCAGAAGCAGGTGAAATTAGAGGGAGAAGTTTTGTATCCTGGTACTTATACTATTATGCAAAAAAATGAAAGGATATCTGATATCATTAAGAGAGCTGGTGGTTTAACCCATACTGCTTATCCTGATGGTGCCTCGCTGAAAAGACCAGGTGCAGAGAAAGTAAATTCTAATGATAAAAATGCGATTAACAACAAGGAAGAAGACGATAAGAAATTATTAAACTTGAAACGTGCCCAGGAAGTGGGTACAAAGGATACTATTAAAACTGATATTGAACAGAAATTAATTCAATCAGATTTAGTGGGAATTGATTTAATGCAAATCTTGAAGAAGCCTCAGTCAAGATATGATTTAATCGTGGAGGATGGGGATATTATCCGTGTACCTAGGCAGTTGCAAATTGTTAAAGTTACTGGAGAAGTACTTAATCCTAATGGAATTGTTTACTTGCCAAGCAAAAATTTCAAACAATATATTAATGGTGCCGGAGGCTTTACAGCTTATGCCCATAAAAAAGGTGCTTATATTAAATATGCTAATGGTTCAGTAGAGGCAGCAAGGAAGTTTTTATTTTTTAATAACTATCCGAAAGTGAAACCTGGGGCAGAGATTTTGGTGCCAAAAAAGGCAGAACGTGAAAGAATGACTGCACAAAGTTGGATAGGATTGGGCACTGCTCTAGCTTCTATGGGGGCCATAATTGTATCATTACTAAGATAAAATTTATTTTACCACGTTTTTAACAGAAATGGATTCAAAAAATATAAATCAAGATTTACCTCCGTCTGATGAAATGTCATTAAAAGAACTTGTTCTAAAAATTATAGAATGGTGGCGTTTCCTATTGTCCAAGTGGATAATAATACTAATTTTAGGGATTATTGGGGGAACATTAGGGTTCTATTATGCCAAGTCAAAAAAAAAATCATATACAGCAGTGACTACTTTTGTATTACAGGAGGAAGGTTCTGGAAATGGGATGGGTTCTTTAGCAAGCATTGCCTCAATAGCTGGTGTTGACATCGGAGGAGGAGGAGGGGGGATTTTTCAAGGAGATAATATTATCGAATTGTATAAATCTAGAACCATGATTGAAAAGACTTTGTTGACCAAGGTTAATTTTAATGGTAAGGATCAACTTTTGTTAGATCATTATATAGATTTCAATAAACTGAGAGATATCTGGGCAGATAACCCGGATTTAAAAAAGCTCAAGTTTTCGACAGATGGAACAACTCTCCCCGTAAAGGACTTACGTCTTAGGGATAGTGTGTTGGGGACTATAGTTGCTGATATTAATACAAACTACCTTATAGTTGGTAAGCTTGATAAAAAATTAAGCCTTATTAAGGCTGAAGTTAAAGCAACGGACGAGTATTTTGCCAAAGTTTTTAATGAACAAATTGT
It contains:
- a CDS encoding lipopolysaccharide biosynthesis protein; this encodes MDSKNINQDLPPSDEMSLKELVLKIIEWWRFLLSKWIIILILGIIGGTLGFYYAKSKKKSYTAVTTFVLQEEGSGNGMGSLASIASIAGVDIGGGGGGIFQGDNIIELYKSRTMIEKTLLTKVNFNGKDQLLLDHYIDFNKLRDIWADNPDLKKLKFSTDGTTLPVKDLRLRDSVLGTIVADINTNYLIVGKLDKKLSLIKAEVKATDEYFAKVFNEQIVKNVNDFYTQTKTKKTQDNITILQHKTDSVRSVMNGAIYAAAVVADATPNLNPVRQVQRAAPIQRSQFSAETNKAMLSTLVQNLEMSKMSLLKETPLIQVIDIPVYPLAMERPSKLKGIIIGGFISVVLCCLYLVVKRFFKIILS
- the gmd gene encoding GDP-mannose 4,6-dehydratase; protein product: MKVALITGVTGQDGAYLAEFLLKKGYFVHGLKRRSSSFNTERIDHLYQDQHEKNLNFKLHYGDLTDSTNLIRIIQEVQPDEIYNLAAMSHVKVSFETPEYTANADGIGPLRLLEAIRILGLVEKTKIYQASTSELYGLVQAVPQSETTPFYPRSPYAVAKMYGYWITVNYREAYHMYACNGILFNHESPVRGETFVTRKITRAACKIALGLQSCLYLGNLSAQRDWGHAKDYVEAMWLILQQEKPEDYVIATGVTTTVRDFVKMSFAELGIEVEFSGKDQYERGVIIDVDQDVIKKLGLNDEFLKPGTVVVQVDEKYFRPTEVDLLLGDPTKANTQLGWIPKYDLPALVQDMVQSDLHLMKKDEYLKQGGLRP
- a CDS encoding RagB/SusD family nutrient uptake outer membrane protein, with amino-acid sequence MNKYLLIILSLLILGCSKSKVEPNPEPTPQKKHQVTGFVEKGPFLQGSKVTLIELDNNLAPTGKTYETTTTNDMGAFEFKDIVLSSDYAKFSIDGFYFDEVRNTLSTSRIILTSIAKIGEIAKVNVNLLTHLESNRIVKLVKTDKLDFAAAKKQATTELLAGLDIKQNLTKETDELSLTDGTKDAAVLMAISAVMLNNPVHTDASLSEYLSKISTQLENTGTLDESTKTTFKSYASRIDPERIKANLIARYKTLGKEVNVLDDLKSIIGAIDVPVIVPELNEAEIITFATVVLNRYALFIEKYDLYDALYAPNKTHTNLSPSFTQFYNHSVGVQNLEVYNLWVQAYQTLAALNEVMKKSENQSNAKVQELRKGMTILRAHVYYLLTDTWGNVPVPKFDMILEPIPKPQAKEETRTENMAALSALLAPESLSNPLKSTLGNMTALGFALLAKYEILTGQYASAKQHLAKLENAGLFKLALPGNKFVNSTDNETLAGYDTNSGPAFASSAFVAIAKKGVYPSIMRATEVVLLQAEVEMQLGNLTAAVSYLNKVRVRNGKSNIAQSTKEELIKFILEEYKEDLGMEGVYFSALKRFGKAETILGIPAYKTLLPFPFDELKYNYLIAQNPGY
- a CDS encoding SLBB domain-containing protein; this translates as MNVRNIFTAVLFFVTVLVAQSAFSQTNYADVKVDDLTDAQIRQMIQRAESVGYSEAQLEQMAAAQGMKPAEAQKLRARVDKLKGASGATVTDESTDRQADINTSKITKNKSVPSTKTTKVDLDAGPKIFGAELFANSSISFEPNLRMATPKNYVIGPDDELLIDLSGDNEASYKLKVNPEGVITLQYVGPVAVGGLSIEQASSKIRAKMAGTYPALRSGRTNLSLNLGNIRSIKITLLGEVVKPGSYTLSSLSTVFNALNASGGPNFNGSFRQIQVIRGNKVISTIDVYDFLLNGIQKNNIRLQDQDVINIPVYQSRVEMSGEVKRPALFEVLSNESLEDVIRFAGGFSNKAYTAQIKVLQNTNKERKITDVRAEQFATYGPLNGDKYIVEGILDRFENRVEIAGAVFRPGQFELDKGLTLKGLIAKADGITEDAFLNRGYISRLNPDNSLSLISFDLGKLMDGTQDDLPLFREDKVTISSIFALRDEYKVTIQGEVRAPGVFDYADNMKLEDVIQMAGGFKEGATPNRIEISRRIKNSDAMSASALTAEVFNLSVDPNLKIVDTDFVLKPFDVVSIRSSEGYQIQKQVKLEGEVLYPGTYTIMQKNERISDIIKRAGGLTHTAYPDGASLKRPGAEKVNSNDKNAINNKEEDDKKLLNLKRAQEVGTKDTIKTDIEQKLIQSDLVGIDLMQILKKPQSRYDLIVEDGDIIRVPRQLQIVKVTGEVLNPNGIVYLPSKNFKQYINGAGGFTAYAHKKGAYIKYANGSVEAARKFLFFNNYPKVKPGAEILVPKKAERERMTAQSWIGLGTALASMGAIIVSLLR